The genomic DNA CATCCTGATAAACCTGCGGAAACGATATACATAAGTCGAATATAACATCATCAcaatttatgattaaaaatccaaaaaaataatacgattttaaaataattcaaaaaaaactcGTAGTAAAAATGATGAGAAGTAAGATTTAACCTTTAAACGCAAAGAGAAAGAACTCCATTATCTTCAAAATTCTTGAGTGGTTTTCATGTGTCTGTAAAGATCAACGACATGTTCGAAGTCAAAATCTACCGACAAACATGATTCCAGCAACACAAAGACACACTCTGTGTTAGTGTCctaaacgaaaagaaaaaaaaaagcacatgaactaaagagaaataaaaacgACGACAATAAGTGATTATAAAAACAACGTCGAATAGCCTTTTTATATTGGGAATATAATTGcagaaacaaaaatgttggaAATATTGGGAGATATTATTGTTTACTATTTAATGGATaaactaggtagtaacccgtacCATAGCACaggataaatattttttataaacgttattttcatgtaaattaaaataaaaaacctagtCGTGTTTAGTTTGGAACGAGAAATACGTCATATTCTGTCCAACCCCTCACATCCCAACTCATCCCCTCTTGTTATGTCTCATCCGTTTGTTCTCGTTTCGTCTCGTTCCGTATCCATCAAATTTTTTATCTgatgttctttctcttttatataattactcGGTAGACAatgtttactaaaaaaaaattaggtaagCTCcgttgaatattttatttatttagttagttgaaagtattcaaaattataattttcaacaatataattgttttcaaaaatagcaaaattttcaaagtgtCAATTCCAAAATGGTTTATTACCTGTCACATAGTCAATCTTTATCTAAATTAGTGGAAACTTGAGAATTGAATTTATCTACCTATATTTTCTGATTTATACTTTTACTTAAAATTTAATGTCTCCgttgaatttaaaaaaattaggtaaGCTccattgaatattttatttatttagttagttgaaagtattcaaaattataattttcaacaataaaattgttttcaaaaatagcaaaattttcaaagtgtCCATTTCAAAATGGTTTATTACCTGTCACATAGTCAATCCTTATCTAAATTAGTGGAAACTTGAGAATTGAATTTATCTACCTATATTTTCtgatttatacttttatttaaaatttaatgtctctctttttttttttttttttaaaaattgatcaGTATATTGTTTTTCAATATTTGAATTAACCGTTTCAGTTTACTTATACTATTTCagtatatgtacttaattagtaaaataaattacttaaaaacactgataaaacatatattcagtcaaataataaacatttttaggttgtaaaattttaattgtataatattaatatattccaTAAAAATTAGGTTGCCACTCTTTTATggtgttttgtcaatattttggtgtatatgtaGAATACTGCAACCCGTagctaaaataaatatgatcatcatcttcatcagttggaaaatatacatttttgcaATCTATCTATAATAATCAAGCACAATCCGtgtttgttaaaaatgttaaagtaattttgttacgGGGTGTTAAATCTCGTTCCGTCGCATCCCATTCCGTCTTGTCCCGATCTATCCTGTTAGAAATtttcagtgttcaagaaagcgctaggcgttAACTAGGCGGTGAtgcaacgcctagcgcctagaacgcctaaTCGGAATTTAGAcggttttaggcggtttaggcgtttacattataaactattatatatctgatattatatacaaaatatatataaaataataaaaatattaaatcaaaaacagaaaaataaataaaaacattattttaattcattttaaataacatattaaacatttataattatgtttatagaagtaaactttaaatattttaaatttgtgcaattaaaattttaaaaatacactaaaatgatgatactaCAATTTTAGGCGGTCAAAGCGGTTTGTCTAGGCGGTGCtatagcgcctagcgcctagacggggCGGAGGCGGACGCCTAGACCGCTTTTTCGAACAGTGGAAATTTTATGTCCCATAACCATTTCCTTTTAAAGAATTACTCATATAATAAtgttagaaatttagaaaaaacACATGATTCTTCATTtgaatgtttaatatatatatatatatatagttataattCCATTTgggctgaattttttttttaaatatgttttagaggaattttattttaagttgtgAAAATTATTGACCATGGATCCATACGTACATGCAggattatattttataaatttatttatttggtataatatttataatacaaacctATATTAgtttaagaatattttaaactaataatcGTCTCGCCATGAGCTTTGGATTGACATGATGGAAAATCTGGATCAGATGTCAACCGAATTAGCGATCGTTAAAAACttgaataattaaataagataaaaagccgagaaaaaaataaaacttccTGAACCAAATGATCTAAATAAAATTGGCAAACGTGTCAAACCCGTCTGCTAAGGGCATCTGCATTGGGAGAACAtttttgggtgttcttagagtaaaaatattatgaaaataatgtatgaTCCTAGAATGTTAACTcaaatccacttctgtaaaaaggagagtgtacgaaaatctctaaGCTACAAtcctaccaaaaataaataccTTTCGAAACGATTTAACCAGTCGTATCCTCCTTCTCCAAAACactgacagttctgtttctctctttattctAAGGAAAAAggttgatctccttctctttctcctttacaccaaataCCAAGAGTTAtctctttttctattaattaaaccaaaatcaattaaaatccatCCCTTTGGATTACTCAACACATCCCAAACTCTATTCctggaacacggatgttacaaatcctaacaattatttaatttgatttttctgaATTTTCCTGAACCTATCTTCTCTCTTATTGAAttaaatcttgtttttattactttttctgttctttttattttaataatatttattctgtttagcataattaataGACTATTAAATATATGGTAGAGTCTCTGACTCTCCGTAGATCTGATCCCTAAATACTACAATGATTTCTTAATTTGAGACAGTAGCTTTatggtaaatttgagcatatcaaattttggctcAGTTGCTGGAGACTCTTCGATTTACCAATAGATGaaagtctttgtttttgtctaaatttttattttttttatttttactaacacgctttttgtttatcttcttttgtgtgtttcaggtacatgcctccTAAGCCTAACATTAGGAACAATAAAACTGGTCAGTTTACGAACCAAGAGTTAGGTAAACTAGAGcgtgagaacaaaaaaacaacccaaaaaaaagattctttccatatttttattagttaagACCACATCAGTAGCAAACAACTTTGGAATGTGAAGATAATAGCAACATAAGGAATCTTGGTgaagaacataattaaaagtttaaaacccaCGGACCATGTGAAAACTGTCTCTTATCATCGATTTATCATTTATCCtggaatcaaatattttgtgcATAGTCTCATAGATCACATAAATTCAATGACGAAGACTCAACTCATTTCAAAAATTAGagtaaattagtttttttaatccCAAGAAAGTAGAAAgagtataaattttattatcaaaGCTACTTTAAATGTAAGCATTAATTTCATGCGTTCAGTTTACAATAAATTATCTAGAAGGCCATGGGGGCTAAGGCGTTTGCTGCTATGAGCTAGTTTCGTTTTTGTTGGAAATTGAGATCTGCAGGTAGACCAACAGGAGTAGATTCAAGCTTGTGTGAAGTGTCTCGTGGATTTTTCGGCGGCGTGAGCGGTTCCTTTACAAAACCGGGTGGTCGAATATCCGGTACATCCTCATCGGCTGGAGTCTTCGGATTCGCTACATCATCCAAACCCTACAAACAACATAGAACAAACAACTTAGTTCTAACAGCTAAACttgaaataaatttgaaatgaatGACAAAAACAACCCAAGTTAAAAATGGATAATACTTTatgcaaacatatataaatatataatatcaggTGCTAAAGTTTAAGTAAATATAATGAACATACTTCGGGGTCTGATGGAAAAAGACCAGGCTCGTCTCCATCGTTACGAGCATGAATCTTCGGATCAGCGGTTCGACCAGAAGAAGCTAGTCTCTTCGCATTAAGACGACGACCAAGAGTAGTACGTGCTGCAGTAAGAGATGGTGAAGACAGCATTTTATCTGGCTATGCtatgttgtttttgtctgcTCGATAAAACAATGAGGGTGTTTAAGTGTTTTAAATACACGAAATAAATAGTCACAAAGCCAAACCCTAGTTTCATGGTCGATGGCTCTTGTTTTGAATCTAAGACCTATTCTACCTCCTCTGTTTTCTAATATTGCGGGTCAAAATAATTTACctattgaataaataaataaaaagtttatggTTTTGCTTAGACATAACCACGATTTTTGTAATAGCACTAgattttcacccgcggtacaccgcgaggctattttaaaaaaaaagtataatgtaatttatttagtaaattaactatatatttaactaatattttttaatattttatatgtatatccgctatatatctatattacgttatatatctatattatttagTGTTCAATTACCatattttaggtttaatggTTTAAAATATATGACGGACTGGGAAgtgtctttagtcaagtggttacagcACCACCTCTGCGACCAATCCCACCGGAGTTTGACTCCACTAAGTCGCGTTACCCCGCGTAGTAGGGTTTTTCATAGAGTGAATTCACTAAAAAGTGGGTACTTGGAAATATACacagttatttttttaaaaaaatttgtagctaatagtatatatttttatcatccCATAATTTTAACTGTTAGTGAAGGACAATTTAGCTTTCTCATTTtcaattcatatataaataatttaacacTTTAGTATATAATTAGTAAATTCTCAAAGACAAAGCAAACTTACATGCAGATCCACTCAAAAAACTCACCATAATTATGAAACCAATATAATTACGTCAGCGTAACTAagtcaataaaataaataatctatCGCAGTAGTATTGTATTAGACAAAAAGAGTTATGTTAATTGTTAGCTTATGACAGAGACTGTGACGTCCATCCGTTCAAGTCCGCTCTTCATTTTGAAATATCCCTCCAAAAGCCAGAGGGCTATGGTGGTCAAGCTCACTCTGACTAAAAACAGTGGTATTCTCCAACAATGTGGTGCACCGCAAAATTTCTGTTCCAAATCTGTCAATTTTCCAAGAGTAAGATGCACCAGTTAGAATTAGTGAACACATGTAGTCAGTAGGACACCAATGAATGGAGAGACAACATAGTTAATTGAGTTGGCAAAGaatagtttttttctcttactCTATAGTTAAATAGAATGACATAAGTCACTATAAGAATAcagaattagtaatttcgtgTTCTAGTACTTTAACGTTAATCTCTATGTGGGTTGTAAAATTAGACAATAACCCACCTTTTATATTACCTCGAACTGCTAGCTattacttattatatatgtattttttagcAGCAATTTAAGTGTTCGTCAGCTATATGAGAGCTTAAAAGTTTTGAAGCAAGGAATGAATATAgattataaacaacaaaaaccacaACCGCTTATGACGCTCCGCAAGTAACTCAGAAAGATACCTGCCAAAACAGAAACATGTGCATAGTATCCAAATTAGTAAAGCCTCAACAACAAAGCAAACGTACAGGCAGAACTACGTTCCACCCAAAAAGCTCAGGAAGTCAGGATATAGTCAAGCTTTACTATGAACACTTGCATATTTCTTCGATTCTGTATTTTTCAATCTCATCAGATCATAAATTCTCTCTTTTTGCACTTGTTTTCCATAATCTAGGTAAGGTGTTGCATGATCTATCATTCACAAagtatgatttaaaaaaaatcaaaagtagcAAAGAGAAGAATCAAACCATTACAATCCTGTCTTTGCACTTGATTCCAACAACAATCAtgccaaaaaaagagagaaaggaaaacaCCTTTAAAACTCCTAATGTTGATATGGTGATTTGGCACACATCCTTATCTCGATTTCACCGTATCGAGAGAGAATCACAAAGTTTTTCTAGTCATAATCTATTGAGATACCAACACaaagtttcacaaaaaaaaaaaagagacagtGAATACACACACATATGTCCCACACCCTACAAATTTAGCACAAAAAATGACAAATACATCCATAATTCATGTTGTCTAGAGAAATCATCAGTTTATAGAGtagagaaatgaatcaaattattaacctcaatcaaaacataaattgagAACCCCTTCACTATCATCTTGAAGCCCTCGAATTCTCTGGTAAGTTGTTGTGTTTTCTCTGCttaacccattaaaaaaaactgcaaTAAGCCTTTGGAATTGTGATGAAGCCATTTATGTTTTATCTCTATTGtagatgataatgatgaatCAGTTTATCAGAAGAGGATATAGCGGCAAGAGAGATATAAGATATATTGTACCAAAATAAAAGCTCtaagattttctaattttcatgGATGATGATTTGATTTAGGCAATGTTACTTTCTCAAATTTGTCATGGAATATATGGAGAATATGCCAAttaatttgtttctcatttaacaACTGAACTATGAAATATTTCCTTATCCATTGTTAATATCAAAGagttatttttgatatatactaATTATCGTTAgcattgaatcttttttttttttgatttttggatatttaatacaatggcagtcttgtaaataggtggcaagtttaggatttatctgctaaatgtacttgcaaaatgtatatatagatggaaTGATATTAtcataaaagagaagaaaaaagtgaactttattcgaaaaaaaacgaaataataaTGGCCAAACTGAATAACATTGAGAcaaacttccaaaaataaaacccaTATCCACGTACAAATGTTTCTTCATATCCACGAGTTGAGGAGTGGGcatggagagaaagagaagagagatgtttcttcttcgtgACGTTACCACCGTTCCATATGTGACTTACTTTATAATAAGGTCCAAAGCAACTATTACTCAATTCAACTTTTTATACCTTTCAAATAAAGTTGAAGTGACCAGGGGGAGGAACATTAGCGCTTCCGAACTGGAAACCAGATTGTGGAGCATGATTCTCATCgttgccttcttcttcattgtcttcaGTCCAAAAATTTTCAAGGATCTTCACGGctcttttgtatatatcattgttGTCGTGACTCTGAAGATTTTCAATCTTCTCAAGTCCTTCAGCTTCATCAATCATTTGAGCGTAGAGGTTGTCATCTCCTGTGTGACCTaacttcttctctgcttctccAACCACGAGAATGTTCTCTAGCGCTTCTAAGCAAACCGTTATGACCTTCAGATCCGAGCAAGTAAGGAGATCGCATATCGGTTTTATACAGCCTTGGTTCACCATAAACCTGAGAAGAAacaatggatatatatataacaaatcaatGACCTTCTTTAATTGACGGAaacatttgttttctgtttatgTGTTTTACTTGATTTGATCATGAGTGCCACCAGAAGTAGCATTTGAGATTGC from Camelina sativa cultivar DH55 chromosome 2, Cs, whole genome shotgun sequence includes the following:
- the LOC104713747 gene encoding uncharacterized protein LOC104713747 produces the protein MLSSPSLTAARTTLGRRLNAKRLASSGRTADPKIHARNDGDEPGLFPSDPEGLDDVANPKTPADEDVPDIRPPGFVKEPLTPPKNPRDTSHKLESTPVGLPADLNFQQKRN